Within the Montipora foliosa isolate CH-2021 chromosome 11, ASM3666993v2, whole genome shotgun sequence genome, the region gaccccgttcgaaattcaaaaatacaacgaGTAAAGCCTTCTCACCTTCCCTGGCGGTGGATGGGGACAGCGTCGCAGTTATAATTAGAGGCGTGGAGTGTTATGTTATGCAAAGCAAGGGAGTCGTAAGGAAAATACTGATTGTGTTATGACTCTGTAGCGTATGAtgcagtgaaaactagattttgttttcacaagcattgttttcatATGAAACTGTAATCTGTTGGTTCTTCCACTTCTACTTGCATGGATATTCCATTCTGTTCCCATcgctttttttgttattttataaaaacaagACAACCGATGTGGAATCGAACACTCTGGTAAGGAAATAATGGTTCAGTGAAATAGAACCCGTCTCTGTATGCTAACTAGCCTTCACCCTCGCTTCGACAGATGAAAGCCACAAAAGGGAGTCGAGGTATAAACTTTTTGTCACACATCCTCTCAATGACTTATGatacaaatacaaatttaaaaagtCAGGTCTACACTGATATTAAGCTTATTCGTTTTGAGTTTTGAGTTGAATCTTGACCGCTATTCATCAAGTGATCGCTTCTTTGTCAACCCTAATAAGTGAATGGAACTGACTTTCACTTGAATGGTGGCAGGGAAGGTCTAACTGTTACTTCACATTTGATGATAATACATATTCTACCCAACATCCATGGTTTACGGAACATACGCAGTATAATAGTTATGTTAACATAGGCAGGATAGTAAACGGTTTTCAAGAAAGGCGACACTTACTTTGTCTCTGCTGAAAGTAAAACTAATGACTAGCCTGCAGTCTGCTTCACCCCACAATGGCGAAGACGCTGCCAAATCCAGGTACATAGCGACATCCATACTTCCGGAGAATTCCCTTCTCCTACCAGAATAAGACCATTGCCTCTTCCGGGACTGAGTGAAACTGGGTGTGTGTCGATCAGAAAAGGTCTCCTATTAACACATCCAACTGTCAGAACCAAAGGATCAGTGGTAAAAAAAGCAACGAAATCGTTGCAACTGAGACAGCACAGTTTGGAATGTAGTTTTTCCCTGCCAGCAGGAGAATAGACCCCATCGGCAAAAGGCAGTCCTTCATACAGCTCGTATGAAAACGTAACGATATGTAGGCTCTGTAGAATTCTGTATGCCTCCATGGCATCGTAGTTTTTCGCAACATCGCGGTGCGCGTTAATTTTCTCGGGCAAGAACCAAATCGTCTGTTCAACAGATTCAGCTAAACGAGTGAAAAACTCATCCCCTTTGTCCAACATAAAGATTACATCAGCCACAGCAACTGACAGAAAAGCGCACGCATTGGTACCATCGTTGGATGGGGTGGAGTTCATTTGCACAATGTCGTTACTTCCTCTCTCCTCGAATTGACTCGCTAGTTGTTCATCAAACTGCTCCACAGCGCTAGCCTGGCTGACCTTCAGTTGAATAAAGTCGATATTTGTTCTGAAGTGCTGGTCCTCATCTCTCTTCAAAATCGCAGATGCCTCGTCCAAAGACAAccgtttttctcttttgaattTGGCACACCCTCTGAAAACGTTCTCTAGTTCTCGCCAAACGGTCGCACGTGCGATTTCATACTTTGCATCTTGCATAGGATATCTTTCACTTCGCACCAGGGATGTGATAAAGCTTTTAAGTTGCTCTTGGGAACTTATATCCCCTTGTGATCTTATCTCCAAGATATAAGAAGACTTCAGGTTGGGATTTATCATTGTAAAAAAGATCATGCCCAGCGCCCAGGTATCTGCAAGCTTTAAGTCATCTATGGATGCGGTAGATAGAGCCATTTCTTTCAACAGGAGTTCCGGTGCCATGTATACTACAGTCCCTCGATCAACATTATTAGTTTTTGAGGCGAGCACTGTTTGGGTCTGGATAAGCAGAGAGCGACTTTCACCAAAGTCAGTTAGCTTGCGTGCAACTGGTCTTGACTGATACATCAACTGAAATTCACGATCTTCCGCACACAAGGAGCTGTAATGTTGGTTGCTGACCAATATATTAGCGCTTTTGAGGTCTCTGTGCGCTATTCCATTGGAGTGAAGATAAGCCAGTCCCTGGATTATTTCCTTTGCTGCATGATGAACTAAATCATGAAATCCTTCACAGTTTGCATCATCGATTTCCAAAAGAAAATCGGACAGAGCGCTTACTCGGATGTCTTGGCCAAATGGCTTGAAATCAAAGTAAATGTATTCCAGCATCATAGCCTGTGGTTTGTAGCACACTGCCTTGAATTTCACAACATTGGTATGATTCAATCCATGTAGAATGGCAACCTCTTTCGAGAACAGTCTTCTCTCTTCTTGGTCCAGGACATTAATCATTTTTTTTACCATCACCGTCTCGGTTTCCTCGCTACCCGGTGCTTTAAACATTGCGGTAAAGACATTACTAAAAGAACCCTGACCAATTCTTTCTTTAACAACCAGCGTGTTTAAATCGAACTGGGGAATGTTGACAGTTTCTGTGCTTCTTCGCAGAAGCTGCGGTAGCTCGGCAGGTTAGTTttcaggttgcaggttgcaggttgcaggttgaaatttactgtgactgttacatgaatagctaaccttaggcctatttaggcctaaaaaacgtttctttttaggcctccttaggcctaaaaacgtttctttaggcctaaccaggcctaaggttagctattcatgtaacagtcacagtaaaatttcaacctgcaacctgcaacctgcacctgcaaaaactaacctgccggCGGTAGCTTGAATTTACGAAAGTTCGCCATAGCTGTGTTGAGCCATGAAGCTTTTCAGCAGATCTAACCAACAGCGTGATTGCTTCCGATAAAATTACTCTTGACGCCTCCCTGTCTAGCCTGTAAACACCCTTTAGTTTCACACATGAGTCGGAAACACGCCTGTGTTCGAAGACTACTTCGTGAGGGCCAGCCATTTCCAGACATTCCAGACATTCCACCCATTTCCTGACAGGAAAGTTGAAAGGGACACTCGAGCAGTTAAAACATGCTCATACATTTTTAAATGAGAATCTTATTCTCAAACCcgcaatattttttaaactagtTTCTGTTTTCCGCCGTTCATAGTCTCTGTTGAAATTCACATTTCCAACTTAGGCCCAAGTCGCACTAGAACTAGGCCAATAAATCTTGCCTTTTTGTGGCGGTTGAGCATTAAAACATATGATTAATTTTGCAAATGTGTTGAGATGTTCAGAAATTGCTTCTGTACGAAAGAACTGATTTCAAAATACGGGGGGATTGTTACGCAGACACATCAGAAATCAGTTGTGGTGCGAAAACGGCCCACCTTTAAAAGCAGAATAAATAAAACAGGCCAATTACTCCCAGCGCATCTCCAGAACAATGCATTCACACTgaatcaaaacaaagcaaagaGTTTCGAGAAACGCATGCAATTTAGGACTTTCAATCGATGGGTTTTGAGGAATATATTTCACGCCAGATGTATGAGGTGGTCAGTTGAGGTTTGTTGGTTTCCCGGAAACTCCCTCGTTAATCCTGTTACTTATGAAAGTTAGGCGTGAAAGTTGACAAAAATTAGAAACAAGGCAGACAAAATTAATTGCATCTGTTTCTGCAATCAACTGAGTATGGGATATGTAACGAAAACCGAGGACATGACGACTTCTGTAAGATTTACCGGGGTTCCTGCACAGGGCAAAATGAATCctttatttatatttcatcGAAATTTTTTCTTGCTAAAATTTACCGGGGTTCCTGCACAGGGTAAAATGAATCctttatttatatttcatcGAAATTTTTTCCTGCTAAAATTTACCGGGGTTCCTGCACAGGGTAAAATGAATActttatttatatttcatcGAAATTTTTTGCTGCCAAATTTAATTGAACACGCGGTCGATTAAAAACGATCAGTACACAACCCAAGGAAGCATTGTGCAATCgatcacaggcgccccaagctgaaaataagtggtgtatgcgacagtttgtgtatatagagaattgtatgggaaaatcaccgatcgtaaaaaaattgtgtaaataactatctcatttgaaataaagttttcctaccccaaatgtgtgaccaacttgtctcttttggcgagtttcgagccattctgacgccgtttagtgaagtcatccggaaggccgttgctgaaataatgggaaggccggtgactccatccatcgctggccagacctcactccacaaatcgttttctcctcaacaggaaaagtcccgaatcgcaataaaaacaacagttccttaaagcccaataaatttcactccaagtACTTGTGTTTCGGcggtcacaagtcaacaacggtcgtgttgccagcgcgcggtcaaattcaaatggaccaatcagagttgaggctgaaaccatcttgcgagtttccgttgttgactacccggtcacaagcctctcaggaaagccgaagaggtgaattttaaggcaaagttttcgttcgccacgagtctttcggccgccgaaacacacgtatttggagtgaaatttattgggctttatggaactgttgtttttattgcgattcgggacttttcctgttgaggagaaaacgatttgtggagtgaggtctggccagcgatggatggagtcaccggccttcccattatttcagcaacggccttccggatgacttcactaaacggcgtcagaatggctcgaaactcgccaaaagagacaagttggtcacacatttgaggtaggaaaactttatttcaaatgagatagttatttacacaatttttttacgatcggtgattttcccatacaattctctatatacacaaactgtcgcatacaccacttattttcagcttggggcgcctgtgaatCGATCATCTTTCTTCTCACGGATATAATTTCGAGCGAGTCTTCGTTTTCTAGGGGGTCTTTCTTTTCGAGGGTTCTTTCTTTTCTAGGGGATTGCAATTACAATTGTATCTGATTTGTGTTTATGTTAAAGGCATACAATACCATAACTGAATCACCATGCGACTTTCGGTCGGTTTTATTAAACCGTTAAAATAGGGCGGAGCGGAAGACTCAAGATGGCTATTGCTGGTAAGGTGTCAAAGGTGAGGAGGCTTTACacgttgtatttttgaatttcgaacggggtcttagttttcgaggtcttagttttcgaggtcttaggtcttaggtcttaggtcttagttttcgaggtcttagttttcgagacacccagACCTTCACCGGAAGCTTGAAATATCTACGCTTTACGAAGATGCCGCAAAATGTGTACGCTTTACGAAGATGCAGCAAACTTTAAACCTTTTAAAAGATGAAATCTTTACGAAAACAGAATATCACACCTCAGCAAACGTTTGAAAGATAAACGCCGAAGACACACGAATCACCACGTGGGTTAGCGCGGCAGAACGTAAGCAAGCGCCTCAAAGTGTGGCAAATGTGTGTCGAAAGAAAGCAACCTCAAAAAAGCCTCGCTTATAATTGCACAAGACACCCAATAATGCACAGAACTGACCCAACACTGATTTGgagttgcgttctcgtacctcgaacgcaataaaaCGAAAATTAGCCGTTAGCTCCGAGATatgaattaattttattttcccgTGGCAAGAACACTTTACTTAAACTTCCTTTTCATGGTGATGACATACGTTCACTTTAAATACCATCAAGTAAATGAAATGAGCATTTGTCCTTGTCCCCCACGTACGGTACCTTAGTTGTACAAAACgcattatttttttatgtaGCTATTGGGTGTCAGATAATTTACAATAAGGGGACATCGTGTCCTATTGTAATATACACCTACCTCAAAGTCAAtctcaaaataaataaataaacgagTTCATACCCTTTCTTTTTTATCAGCAGGATCTAGTACTTCAACAAGTTGAGTCACATTGTGACATGCCTACCAAAGAAAGCCAACAATGATATTGTGTTATTCTAGATCCAAGATCTAAACCAttattattttgcctttttgtGGAAACCCTCATTCAACATATACATGGAAGTGTACATGCTGTCCTTTCTTCAGGATTCGCCATGCATCTGGTTTAAGCAGATACCTACATGTATGCCGAAATTCACATTCAACAGTTTTTGTAGTAACTGTTTTCACACTGTGTTTTCTTCAAGAGTTTACATCGAGTAGATAACATGAACCTTCTCACTAGTTCAAATTTTAtaataacccattgacccctgagactTCAAAGACTgtcctctgtctaacgccagacgattttactagtCAACTGGGCGCCTCCCTTAAAACAAAACAGTTGAACTTTACTTTATCCTTAACCTATGCAAATTCCACAAAGTAAGAAGAAACAGCTGGGTCCAGTTGTCCAAAGCTCAATTTAGGTCATCCTGGATTGCAAGAAACTTCTCTTTCagtttatgtaatgtttaaaaaacgagcagcagtgttttatcggggtttaacccgataaaacacgtgctgagAGTTTCAAAAATATTCCACAACGAGCGtatccctctggactcaaaacaatggttcaaattgtgagaggtgaatattattAGCATaccagaaaaacaagctatgccttatcaGTATTCTCTGTATAAAgtatactaacgaggagtgttttatcaggatataaagctcatacacgtgacgttttatcggtgttttgataggctgttaggctcatgaattattaatgagtttttgaattaCAGATCAAAAATGTTGCCACAAAATTCTTAGTCTTCAATTTTGAGTCAGAAGTGTTGGAAATTGGATTATTAAAGCCTTTTTTGACGAGCAAAATTCAACGAGTGGGCCCTgcttaataataaaaaaaataaacagtaaaaatttaaaccacaacatacaGACAGATGCGGTAGAAGTACTTGCATTTAAATCCAGCGAACCAACAAAGACTCTCACTGGATTCTTCATGTATTGATCGGCCATTCGTTGGACCCCTTTTGGCCACGTTGCACTGAAAGAATAAAAGCATCAACAAGAACAACTATTAGACCCAGAAAGTCCGCTTTTCACGAAAACAAACCAGTCTTTGgatgaaataaatgtacataATGTGCGAGTTATAGATGAGGAGATCCACATGGTATTTACCGTGACATGTCAATGGCTTGAAATGTAAAATTCATTTTCTAAACTCAACCAATACGAATTATGTACAGCAATACATTATGCACAGCAATAAGCACGAAAGACTGAAGGGTGCagtgatggcacagtggtgaaagcactcgcttcccaccaatgtggccagggttcgattcccagactcagcgtcatatgtgggttgagtttgttggttctctactctgcaccgagaggtttttctccgggtactccggttttcccctctccttaaaaaccaacatttgacttgatttgtgttgatttcagttaacagtgtccccgattagtgctccagcgctagaacgactagacacttaaataaagttcctttctttttatcCCGTCttaatcactttcaccaatGGGTGTTTATCTTTTTCTGCACATGTCCATGGAACTTTCCAACCCTTGTACTAGTTTAACATTAACAACTGCATCGCTAAATGGAGGTTGAGCGCCTGGGATACATAAAATAAATGTCTATCTGCATATTTATCAATAAAAATTGTAGTACTGTAACCATTAAGGAGAATCACACCTGGTCATAATGGTCTGTCTGTCAGGTCTTATATCAAGGAGAATTTTTCGAATTTCCGGCTCAAATCCCATATCAAGCATTCTGTCAGCCTCATCAAGGACCTAAGAGCAtaaaacaattaacaaaagaGACAAGAGCttggaaaaataaaaacttgatgGTAGTGCTTTCCACATTTCAAGCACAAAGaagacaataaaattaattatcctTACCAAGTACGTAACACTTCGAATGTCCATGATTTCATTCATAAGGAGATCATTCAATCGACCAGGAGTGGCTGATGAAAATCAAAGtaaattaaaaattgaaaattaattttacacTCCTAGAATTTTAATTGAAGTTGAGAGTAAACTTCAATTATCATTATGTACAGTAATAAAGTTTAAATCATACGAAAGAGAGAATCActtatttaaacaaattttaaagcaaaagtTGTCTAGTATAGGCACCTGAAATTTTTACGCGGTTTCAACGGGGTTCAAATTGAGGCAGCGTGGTTGAGTGGTTAGGgcattgggtttgcatgcggctgctccgggttcaaatcccgccctaacctctggttaggatttgtttcgggttgtcccagattcaactctaccgcgctttgtacatgtaaatagccaattggttgcctcctgcccgttggggttcttaataatgtttctgttaactttgaattgtttctttcacattgttaaaagtggggtgcctgtaaactagcttgatagctaagtgcactccCACTATAAACACAAAGCATTTACTTTATTTACTTTAtttaaacccatgacctctaTGATGCTgatgcaatgctggtgcaatgctggtgtaatgctggtgcaatgctggtgTAATGATGATGCAATGCtgatctaccaactgagctacagaGGGGTATGAAGCCTCACAGTTGGGAGCGGGTCAATATGTGGTGGGCTCATGTGTTCTCATAAAAGGACgtgatgaaagaaatgtatattatATATAATTGCAATCAGCAACACTGAATAAAACGCAACAAGTTAATAAGCAAATGCAGGCACAATGAAAAATtcctattgaagaacgttaaGTAAATAGAAACGTGCATCACGAACAGTCATGTATGACTCGAAAGCTGTAAACTTCAatgaataaaatcactcttggttatacactgatgagtgcaggacatattaaacgtcctgtacgaaacagatctgtatggaaaccagaggcaaaagtataaTCGTGTCCTAGTCATTCATTTATAATCGCCCTACCGCATGGTATCGAGCACTcttagtacagcaaatacaaacctactttacgtatatatatacatgtatataattttatttgaagtgcgggctatAGATGGAAGAGAGAAATCATTTTTGGGTTGTTTACTTTTCCTGGTACAGGCAATTACATTATAGAGTTCAGTACACCATTTCAGTATAATTACATACTggtgattggttgcacttgaggcaATAATTACGTAAgcagtttttcaaaatggccgccagcCACTCCGTCAaggtgacagatgaagaaatcaactgttttaaagaaaatgcttttttttccaaatattcaCCTATGAttgaagtatgtaattataCAGTGAAGCGCACTTGGTATTAGGGGGCTAATAAGCAAGTGCTGGAGATGCTAACTTGTCGAGGGTTCTGGGGAAAGTCTCTACCagaaaatttttaaatcttgaagcttggaaatgctactttcagcatctcgacgagatatcaaaaaaataaatgtggATCAACCATAAAATGACAGATGCTttacttcttatttttatttttttctttaagccCCCCTGGCTCCGCCGTCCcttttatactaaaacaattattcacctcaggctcactgaatatttaacaattagacccgtatcCCAAAAGGgctatgggtcaatagcccatgagtcgaagctgaatgggctattgacccgtggcccttgagggcgaagggtctaattgttttagtaccacccaactagtcggacagacaaggcaataataaagttagcaaatgcaagttgaagaaatatttatttgggaataaaacgaaagaaaacgtcacaCTTTTTCACTACTCagggactattactaatagtcctctagtggcatagccaatcaaaatgcaggatttgtaTTAGTCCGCTAGTTGGGTGATATTCAtggctaatattcacctctcctTCGGTGATTAATAATGTAAAATATCCCCTGCCCCACCTGAGAGCAAgaattatagattttactcctGCTAATGCCACACGATTTTACTTGCTGATTGGAGGCACTTTACGTGTGAATGGGTTTAACTACAAGGGGTTTCAAAAACTGTTTGAATAAGAGACTGGCAATGGTGGAATAGGTAGCTCAAATACAAGAGTCTGCTTGCAGACAAACACAAGTCATGGAGGTAAGAGCTCCTACAGGTGGAGGTTGACCACTGGTAACCCCTGAAGTTCCATAATTATTGATGGGTTGAATGTATTTGCCTTACATGCTTTGTAGTTTAGGTTATTTTTGTCACAAGGCAgacaattacaaaaaaaaaaaaacgtggatTTTCGGTGGCTAAACAATTGGGAAATCACTTCACTTGATATGCCTCCAAAGAATGAAACTTATGTATGTGTCGCACACCAgacagttaaccctttcactgccataaaTGCCActgacacttacagattttactctgtctaacgacaaatgattttacttgtcaatggggaagccctcagcagagaaagggttaacaacatgtAGGTTCGCTCAAAAGCTATACCCCCATTGACCCTTTCACCACCATAAATGTCACTGACACTTACAGAtcttactctaacgccagacaattttacttgtcaatggggaagccctcagCAGTAAAAGGGTTAATTTTTTACTTATCAATGAGGGCTGGTTCAAGGATGACAGGGTTAATACAATGTATACTTATGtataagctacatgtatgtatagaggacttttttccatgtttacat harbors:
- the LOC137977695 gene encoding uncharacterized protein, translated to MFKAPGSEETETVMVKKMINVLDQEERRLFSKEVAILHGLNHTNVVKFKAVCYKPQAMMLEYIYFDFKPFGQDIRVSALSDFLLEIDDANCEGFHDLVHHAAKEIIQGLAYLHSNGIAHRDLKSANILVSNQHYSSLCAEDREFQLMYQSRPVARKLTDFGESRSLLIQTQTVLASKTNNVDRGTVVYMAPELLLKEMALSTASIDDLKLADTWALGMIFFTMINPNLKSSYILEIRSQGDISSQEQLKSFITSLVRSERYPMQDAKYEIARATVWRELENVFRGCAKFKREKRLSLDEASAILKRDEDQHFRTNIDFIQLKVSQASAVEQFDEQLASQFEERGSNDIVQMNSTPSNDGTNACAFLSVAVADVIFMLDKGDEFFTRLAESVEQTIWFLPEKINAHRDVAKNYDAMEAYRILQSLHIVTFSYELYEGLPFADGVYSPAGREKLHSKLCCLSCNDFVAFFTTDPLVLTVGCVNRRPFLIDTHPVSLSPGRGNGLILVGEGNSPEVWMSLCTWIWQRLRHCGVKQTAG